The following are encoded in a window of Megalops cyprinoides isolate fMegCyp1 chromosome 16, fMegCyp1.pri, whole genome shotgun sequence genomic DNA:
- the ubl3b gene encoding ubiquitin-like protein 3b — translation MTTQRDPDTINLRLILVSGKTKDFTFSPNDSATDIAKHVYHNWPEGWEEEQVSSPSILRLIFQGRFLHGNVTLGALKLPPGRTTVMHLVARETLPEPNSHGQRNREKATESSCCLLL, via the exons ATGACGACTCAGAGAGACCCCGACACG ATTAACCTGCGTCTGATCCTGGTCAGCGGGAAGACGAAAGACTTCACCTTCTCGCCCAACGACTCGGCCACCGACATCGCCAAGCACGTCTACCATAACTGGCCCGAGG gctgggAGGAGGAACAGGTGAGCAGCCCCAGCATCCTGCGGCTCATCTTTCAGGGCAGGTTCCTGCACGGCAACGTCACTCTGGGAG CTCTGAAATTACCCCCGGGCAGAACAACAGTCATGCATTTGGTGGCCAGAGAGACGCTGCCAGAGCCCAACTCCCATG GTCAGAGGAACCGGGAGAAGgccacagagagcagctgctgcctgctgtTGTAA
- the slc7a3b gene encoding cationic amino acid transporter 3, protein MANKKLASFGKVLLRRRMLDCSQEETRFARCLSTLDLVALGVGATLGAGVYVLAGEVARDKAGPAIVLCFLIAALSSVLAGLCYAEFGARVPKTGSAYLYSYVTVGEIWAFITGWNLILSYVIGTASVARAWSSTFDNLVEQKISSFFKAFMAMRDSGDILAEYPDLFALILVMLLTGLLAFGVSESALVNKIFTGINLVVLGFVIIAGFVKGDTRNWSLTVEDYVNSTNVTSPEQIENMFGTGGFAPFGFSGILSGAATCFYAFVGFDCIATTSEEAKNPMRSIPIGIVASLLICFFAYFGVSAALTLMMPYYTLNTQSPLPEAFSYVGWAPARYIVAVGSLCALSTSLLGSMFPMPRVIYAMAEDGLLFRFLSRMNKKTKTPLLATIVSGIVAALMAFLFDLAALVDLMSIGTLLAYTLVAVCVLILRYQPGSLSSANHSEKLEELAGAEKAAMTEGDSGDEYGQELETRPLKERFSLRLLLSPSCDSPTKTSGTIVYVTTAVISVLFTLLCVVLAVWGTEVVEGQPLWLTLCGILALLSSLCVVVIWRQPQSKEALTFKVPLLPVLPLVSIFVNVYLMMQLDAATWCRFAVWMAIGFLIYFAYGVRHSSEATSGSTEKFEPALRAKSPIYLAGDDSEAEAMTP, encoded by the exons ATGGCCAACAAAAAGCTGGCCTCGTTCGGCAAGGTGCTCCTTCGTCGCCGCATGCTGGACTGCAGCCAGGAGGAGACCCGCTTCGCCCGGTGCCTGTCCACGCTCGACCTCGTCGCCCTGGGCGTGGGGGCCACGCTGGGGGCGGGCGTCTACGTGCTGGCGGGCGAGGTGGCCCGGGACAAGGCGGGCCCCGCCATCGTGCTCTGCTTCCTCATCGCCGCCCTCTCGTCGGTCCTGGCGGGGCTCTGCTACGCCGAGTTCGGCGCCCGCGTGCCCAAGACGGGCTCCGCCTACCTCTACAGCTACGTGACGGTGGGCGAGATCTGGGCCTTTATCACGGGCTGGAACCTCATCCTCTCCTACGTCATTG GCACAGCCAGTGTGGCACGAGCCTGGAGCTCCACCTTCGATAACCTGGTGGAGCAGAAGATCTCCAGCTTCTTCAAGGCCTTCATGGCGATGAGGGACTCAGGGGACATCCTGGCCGAGTACCCGGACCTCTTCGCCCTCATCCTGGTCATGCTGCTCACTG GGCTGCTGGCGTTCGGTGTGAGCGAGTCGGCGCTGGTCAACAAGATCTTCACGGGGATCAACCTAGTGGTGCTGGGCTTCGTCATCATCGCGGGCTTTGTGAAGGGGGACACCAGAAACTGGAGCCTCACCGTGGAGGACTACGTCAACAGCACCAACGTCACCTCGCCAGA GCAAATTGAGAACATGTTTGGCACGGGTGGGTTTGCTCCGTTCGGGTTCAGCGGCATCCTGTCCGGCGCTGCCACCTGCTTCTACGCTTTTGTCGGCTTCGACTGCATCGCCACCACAA GCGAGGAGGCCAAGAACCCCATGCGCTCCATCCCCATCGGCATCGTGGCCTCCCTGCTCATCTGCTTCTTTGCCTACTTCGGCGTGTCGGCCGCCCTCACCCTCATGATGCCCTACTACACCCTCAACACCCAGAGCCCGCTGCCCGAGGCCTTCAGCTACGTGGGCTGGGCGCCGGCCCGCTACATTGTGGCCGTGGGGTCGCTCTGTGCGCTCTCCACCAG TCTGCTGGGCTCCATGTTCCCCATGCCGCGGGTGATCTACGCCATGGCCGAGGACGGCCTGCTCTTCCGCTTCCTCTCCCGCATGAACAAGAAGACCAAGACGCCCCTGCTGGCCACCATCGTGTCCGGCATCGTGGCGG CTCTGATGGCCTTCCTGTTCGACCTGGCCGCCCTGGTGGACCTCATGTCCATCGGAACCCTGCTGGCCTACACcctggtggctgtgtgtgtgctcatccTCCG GTACCAGCCGGGCAGCCTGAGCTCGGCCAACCACAGCgagaagctggaggagctggcgGGGGCGGAGAAGGCGGCCATGACGGAGGGGGACAGCGGCGACGAGTACGGCCAGGAGCTGGAGACGCGGCCCCTGAAGGAGCGCTTCTCCCTGCGGCTGCTGCTGTCGCCCAGCTGCGACTCTCCCACCAAGACCTCTGGCACCATCGTCTACGTCACCACGGCCGTCATCT CCGTGCTGTTCACCCTGCTCTGTGTGGTGCTGGCGGTGTGGGGCACCGAGGTGGTGGAGGGCCAGCCCCTGTGGTTGACCCTGTGTGGGATACTcgccctcctctcctccctctgcgtGGTCGTCATCTGGAGACAGCCGCAGAGCAAGGAGGCGCTCACCTTCAAG GTGCCCCTGCTCCCTGTTCTGCCATTAGTCAGCATCTTTGTCAACGTCTACCTCATGATGCAGCTGGACGCGGCCACCTGGTGTCGCTTCGCCGTGTGGATGGCCATCG GGTTCCTCATCTATTTTGCCTACGGAGTGCGGCACAGTTCAGAGGCCACCAGCGGGTCAACCGAGAAGTTCGAACCCGCCCTCCGAGCAAAGAGCCCCATCTACCTGGCGGGGGATGACAGCGAGGCTGAGGCAATGACCCCCTGA